Below is a window of Canis lupus dingo isolate Sandy chromosome 30, ASM325472v2, whole genome shotgun sequence DNA.
tttgttttgttttgttttgttttggtatccTTCAGTTTAGGTGATTTACTTTAATTTTAGCTTGCTTCAGGTTTCAGATGTGTTCAGATGTGTTGAGGGGTGGGATTGGACTCCACTGCAACAGGAATTTGGAATCTAAGTGCTGGGAGACTGACTACAGGTTCTTGGTTTTCAGGCTAACTTCCTGCATCACTGCTGCTTACTCTGCAGAAGTGCTCCGGAGGGTAATTGGGGAGCGGGACTAGTTTTCTGTTTGGGCTTCTTTACGTTTTAGTCTTACACTCAGGCATTAAAAGTTTGATTGATTTCTCTGTGTCCCACTAAAGATTCTTTGTCTTTCACTGCTCTTCCACCCCCCATGTGCACTATGCTTCAGGTAATATAAATGGTACTCATGGTTTAAAGAAGTTTTAATCTGTGGGCCAGCTACAGAAGTCAGGTCCCTCTAGAATTCAGTTAATTTGGATTTGTGACTAGAGGTCTTCAGTGTGTTTAAAGAAGGAAAGGGTTTTATTTTACCTAGTGTTTTCTAATTGTCTTTGACAGaatggattgttttcttgatCTTTCACATTCTAACTAGAAGTGGAAGTCCTCCTTTGACAGGATTTTTTGAGTAAGGTCAAGATCTTAAGTTGTGCAAGAAGTGAGTAACTACATTGTAAGGGTTGCTTTGTGTGTATTTGAgattaatgaaaaaatttttcaAGACAAGTGACTATAATTGTGTTAGtagttcttttgtgtgtgtgtgtgtgtgtgtgtgttagtagTTCTCACATGACAAGTTACATTGTTAAAATTTATATGCATTCAGTGGTTAattgggaggagggagaagctaaaaagattttttaaagatgaattataaATACCGACTTGGGTTAAATGTACTTGTCTTCAACTACCATACCCTCTTATTTTGGAAGACTTAATGGTGGACTAATGACattgaatttttgtttaaaatcacCTGGcaacaacattgtgaatatactaaaaatgtatgggtttgtacatttttaaattgttaaaatgttatgttttatgtttttttaagattttatttttaagtaatttctgtacccaacatggggcgcttgaatttacaaccccaagataaagagTTACATGCCCTACGAGCTGAGACAGCCAGTTAGGTTTTATGTTgtatgaattttatctcaattaaaacAGTTTAGGCAGTTTGAAAGTTCTTTCCTGATGTTTATTGCAATTCTTAATTGTAGTGgacatttgtttgctttttatttgtcaGTGGTTAATTGATATGTTCTTTAGTTCTAGAGTTTGATTTTGGGTTAGTGTCAACTGACTTTCAAAATtgagtttatttgaaaaataccattaaaataagtgttacattttgcttttgatttagTGATAAGGTTACATGTTAAAACTTTACTTCTTATTTTATGAGAAATTGATGGAAAGTGTAAAAAAGTGTGATGTTGATAAACTGCTTTTGGGAACCTTGTTAAGTTATACAGTGTTTTTTGAAGAATGGCTCATGAAATCTGATGTGTCACTTGGTTCCCagcagtctttcttttttcctcctgagtCTTATTGGTAATTTTGCCGTTTTTAACCTTCCTCCCCTGTCTCTTCAGTCTTGTTGCCAACAATTTTGAAGACGGTTCCCATGTAGTGTCACCATTAGACCCGAATGGAAACTTCAATGTTGTTATTAAAGAGGAGCCTGTAGATGATTATGAATATGAACTTGCCGAGTGCCCGGAAGGGGTAACCATAAAACAAGAagagacagatgaggaaacagatgtaTACTCAAACAGTGATGATGATCCTATACTAGAGAAACAGCTAAAGAGGCACAATAAAGTTGATAACCTAGAAGCTGACCATCCATCTTCTAAATGGCTACCAAATAGCCCATCAGGTGTTGCTCAAGCTAAAATGTTCAAGTTAGACGCTGGAAAGATGCCAGTAGTCTATCTGGAGCCCTGTGCTGTCACCAAAAGCACAGTGAAGATTTCTGAGCTCCCTGATAACATGCTTTCCACATCTCGAAAGGATAAGTCTTCTGTATTGACAGAATTAGACTATTTGCCTACTTACATTGAAAATTCCAATGAAACTGGCTTCTGCTTAGGCAAGGAATCAGAAAATGGTCTTAGAAAACATTCACCAGATCTCAGAATGGTACAGAAATATCCCTTACTTAAAGAGCCTCAGTGGAAATATCCTGAGATAACTGACAGCATTAACACAGAAAGAATACCTGACAGTTCAAAGAGTTCAGCTGGGGACTCATTTTTAGGAAAAGAGGACTTGGGCAGAAGGAGAACAACTATGCTTAAGATTTCAACAGCCTCCAAGGTTGTGAATGCAAATCAGAATGCTCCTTCAAATGTCCCTGGAAAAAGAGGAAGGCCACGAAAATTGAAACTCTCTAAGGCAGGTCGACCAcctaaaaacacaggaaaatctTTAACTTCTACAAAGAACACTCCTATGGGTCCTGGGAATACCTTTCCAGATGTGAAGCCTGATTTGGAAGACGTGGATGgtgttctctttgtttcttttgaatcAAAGGTAAGATGATAATTTTTAGCATTCCTTTTGAGGACAAATAGTGATTCTGGAATTGTATACTGGTGATAACTAATTTagaatctagtttttttttagtaCAACCGTTCAGTGAGGGTGTATGTGTTAAGGGAGGGGAGTGTCTCCAAAATGTTTGGTTTAATTAGAAGGCAACACTTAAGGTATTTTGTTTGAATGAacttaaatgtctgctttcattTCAGTTCATGATATTTGCACTACATTTAGCTGGAATTTTGAAAATTGTTGGATCTTACTGGAATTTATATtataatagacttttaaaaaggcataaatacatgaaaaattgaCTCTTTTGAGGTACATCCTCTGATTTTCATCAACAATAGCAGAGTATCACTGGAGAACTAGATATCGACTCTTAGAAATTCTATTGTCTCACTCATGGATAGTTTATTTTACTCCCAACTCTTCaacaacattatttttcttttcgaTTTTTTATAGAAGCCTGGTATTTGGTTACCAAGAAGTTGAATTCTCTTTAGCtgatcttttcttccctccttgttAATTGCTGAGTAAGCTATCTTTACATAGACTCTTAAGAAATCAGTATGTAAATTGGtataagcagatttttaaaaaaatatttatttgctggagagagtgagcataagcagggagagtggcaagaagaggcagagggagagggagaagcaggctccctgctgaacaaggagcccaaggTGTTGTGCtctatcttaggaccctgggatcatgacctgagcctgaaggcagatgcttaacctgccgagccacccaggcatcctgatataAACAGTTTTATGAGcatattcaggttttttttttgcttgcttttttttcctcttctgatcATTGAAATGGTGTTAATGTAGtacatttagaaaatatcaaaagaatcaagaaaaaataggTTCCTGGTTTACATTTAAACTTTCACGAGTGATatgaacttttttgttttttttatataggaAGCCCTTGACATTCATGCTGTTGATGGGACAGCTGAAGAACCCTGTAGTCTTCAGGCATCAACCACAAATGACCCAGGTATTAAATAATAGTATAAAAGGAGAGATAATTGTGATTTGGCTCTAGAAGTGAAAGTTGCAATGTTCCTTTTTCTGTAATGTATAGTAGcttattttgtcattgttttctgAGTAGGTTGCAGAGCAAGAATTTCCCAGTTGGAAAAGGAATTGATAGAAGATTTGAAGGCCTTGAGGCACAAGCAGGTGATACATCCTGGTCTTCAAGAAggtaatatttactttaaaaaaaaaaaaaacataaacaaaaaccaTACAAgccaattttaaattttgttatctttttctgtcctttctcctttccctcttctttcccttccctgttcttccccatttttgtttttcctccttttcccccatctttgatttcatttcttttagtgtACCTTTTCTCAGCTTGTGTTTTTCTGTGATTCTTCctaatttaaaaacttctctaGGTTTCTTTTATCCTAACAAAAACCTTTTCAACTAATGAAGCTACTGTCTCTGTGAAGCATAATATCTTAAGCATTTAAAAACTGTGTCGTAATAAGAAAGTGGTGTGTTTTCTGTCTTGGAACTCagtattttcctttgtatttctcatttttaagttttagttgcttttgtttatgtgtgggggtttttttggagggggaggagTTCCTACTTATTCTTACATACTTAGTAATTTGTAAGTgtgtaaataattttctcattgtGTGGCTGTAAACACTTGCATATTTCATGCATTGCTTGGGATTTCAGTTAaattttcactgttttctctattttgttgtAATAAATTATCTTGGCTTTGATTATGTTGTTTAATCCTGTATTTTAATACTGAAATATACAGTAATCTCATCCCCCCTGctttcaccctctccctcccatgTGAGATCTTTCTTTCTGTGGTTTCACTTACTGGAAGCAGATGGTCCTTCTCCTGACATAtggtcagaaggtcagtagtagcctaacactatgtTACAACACCTGCATCATTCAGCTTGGTTCATTTTATCAGCTAGGCATTTTATCGTCTCTCACATTATCACAAGAATGGTGAGCACagtatattttgagagagaaagaccacattcCATAACTTTTACTATATAAAAAATGTGTACacattgttataattgttctattttattattattgttttctcttactgtctctaatttataaattaaactttatcataagtatatataggaaaaaacattgtgtgtgtatgtgtatcaggGTTTGGTACTAGGTGGTTTCAGGCACCTCCTGACGGTCTTAAAATTTATCTACTATGGGTCTTAAAATATATCCCTGCAGATTTGAAGTGACTGCTGTATCTACCATCATGGTATAAACTACTGACTGTCCTATTTGCCATAAATAAGATCTGTAAACCATGCcataatttttagtttcttgtATATTTGATTTTAGGTGTGCTTTTTAGAGTAGTTTATTGAGTTTTTGACTGTtagtcaatatttttttcaaataactgtCAAGCTGATTTACATTATATAACAAATCATTTATATGAGAGTCTAATAAGCATTATATACTAACAACGATTATAAAACGATCAGTTTCTAAATCAGCTGGTAATACTTGAAGAATTTTTGCTTTACTATGAGACTGTGTGACAGTGATCTTAGAGGGGTACTGTGGATTATAATGGATAGTTACAATCACATCATAGTCTTAATGGTGAATAACATTACTTATTGTCGCTTTCATTCTGCTATTTTATTCAAATAGTATTCTCTCACCTCtgtcactttttctttatatttttttctccctatttcttttttcttttttcttttttctttttttttgttacttatgTATTTCAATAATGTATCTTTCAACCTAATCTCTaactttgttttagttttagttataGAGGTAAATATATTCAGTGCTCCCTGCTGGTCTTTTTGCTCTGGTTTGTTTGCCTATTACTTCCTGGCTAGTTAAGgtttgagtttgttttttctttcccttacatACATTATAGTCAAAtctcatatttttcctttgtaattggGGTTCAAAGTTGAATGCTCCTGGATCTAAGCAGGTAACCAAATGAAATTAGCCTGATTTTGTGTGTAAGGTTGGCTGGAACACAGGTGCCTCTTCAAAAGGGGCAATCACATCTTTGGATTATTTGTCATATGAAAAAGTCGggccagtattttttaaaaaattctgattgtTCAGTTGAAACTGaagtcagggcagcctgggtggctcagtgatttagcgccgccttcagcccagggcgtgatcctggagactggggatcgagtcccacccacatcgggctccctgcatggagcctgtttcttcctctgcctttgtctctgcctttctctctctctctgtctctcatgaataaatgaataaaatattaaaaaaaaactgaagtcagCATTTTTATGTAATGATGCTCAATTTCTAAGTGGTAGAAGCTGATAATAGTTTTTTAGGCAAAGCTTTAAATATTGAGCGAAACAAAGTGTGAGTGAGCCAGTGATCAGTTTTTACCTGCTATACAAATTCTGCATTTGGTGTCATAtatgtttttacttaattttcatgTTGTTAAAATTAATTCAACTGTATTcttacatagttttatttttatatttttcaaaagattttacttattagagaaaGAGCAGTGGTGGGAGaaacaaggaggaggagaagcagactctggtcTGAGCttgaagcctgactcagggctcattCCCGGTACCCTGAaatccatgacctgagctgaaatcaagtgttggacatacaacggactgagccacccaggcatcccagatagttttattgttttttaaaaagctgttaatTCTGTAATACATATGGTACAATTTATAAGCTGTGAGGTAGAGatctattttggatttttttctctattttgttttggcAGATATCCCTCTCAACCTTTGCTTCTTGAGACTTAGAATTTTAGAAGAATAAGTTACATTGGCTAAGTATTTGTAATAACTGAGTGATCCCAATCACAGGTCCCTTTAAGGTCCCTCTCTAAAAATTGATGATTGAAACaatgttaaatttcatttcaataatgtcatatttctttgcctttctatTAACTGTGgagttgtattattttttagaattaagcACTGAAAAATCTTTTTGAGCTGAAAGCTCGAAAAACTTGAAAAGATTTTTGAGCATGCATTGAAGTTGTGGAAGAAATGTTAAGCCTGAGGAAGTATTTTTATTGGTGGTAGTAGTCTTGTtgctaaattaaataagaattttaattttgtttttcaaaacttatttttttctgtctcctgtaCTATCTTTACTACAtccaaattaatttatttcctaTCAACCTGAAATTATCatctgtttttgaactttaaagGTATTTTTGTAGAAGCATATCTACTTCATTGCTACCAAGTCAATTCtttgtcaattaaaaaatttgttgCTTTTAGAACTTGTTTTCACTTTTAAGGGGAAGTGgaagtttaaaatataagtaaacacagaaaagaaaatagggaaaacaaTCTCTAAATTTGATTTTGTGGGGTCTAGATTTTGCATGTCTATatatggatacttttttttttttatcaccttaattcctttccttttaccATCAATGTAGGGATCTGTTCTGTCATTTTTTGTGATTAATAATAAGATGATTTTCTCTTAAAGTGCTAGGCTATCTTATGTTATCTTTTGTTTAGGATGCTGTTCTTACTTGGAATTTCTGCAGTATCTTGCTTTTTGGTTCCACTCTGCTGTCCGTCCCACCTTTCCTACTTAATTCTACTTGTCCTGACTTAAGAATTACACAATCAGTAAAATTTTACTACATTCCCTTGGGCTTTTCAAGTGTCATTTCTTTTTGCTTACCTCTCTTGGGACTTATTTACACTATTATAACTACTAATGAGTCAGTTGGGAAAATAACATTAATACTCCTTGAGGTCTGAGAGatgtcttttatctttattaccGTCTGTATTACAGAGTATTTCATAGAGAAGGTGCAATAAATTCTTAAACATAAAACCCATTGTGGTGGATTGgtatttattttactgatgaggaagtgaaagataagagaaatttggcccactcagtggggagtgggcctgtccctctgcccctccacttcctcgtgctctttctgtctctgtcccaaagaagtaaatctttaaaaaaaaatcagaaaactcagatttttttttttttttttttagaaaactcagatttttaagcaatctccacacccagtgtggggtttgagCTCATAAACTCcacatcaagagttgcacactccatcTACTGAGctcaccaggtgcccctggaaagaatattttattgatgTTAATGTTAATCATATcatgtaattaaataaaaataaggtaaaatatttaaaaaactggaCTTAAACACTAAAATAGAATAGTGATTTAATCTCTTCTGTTGAGGTAAGTTCGGTGTGGAGAATACACAGATTAGCCATAAGAGTTTGTGGCTCATGACCTATCTAATACCTTCACCTTTCATGAGAGGAGTATTATGTAAGCCTTTTATTAGAAACCTATACCTATGACTTTTAACAGCTATAATACCTAATGCTTGGAACTCCTTTTGGCTTcagttttgttaaaatttaaGTTACTTTTCTGCACAGCAGTATGAAGCCAGCAATTCACAGATGAGTAAATCCAGATTAGAAGATGGTCACCAGtaacagaaaagtagaaatttaagaataattgTATGTAAATTTAAAGCAAATGATTGGaaccaacttatttttttttttatatttttaaaaaatttttatttatatattcatgagagacacagagaaagagaggcagagacatagggagagagagaagcaagctccatgcagggagcctgatgtgagactcgatcctgggacttaaggatcgtaccctgggccaaaggcaggcactcaaccgctgagccacccaggcatccctggaataagATTTAAAGTCCAGTGACCTCAAATGTTGAAGAGAAATTGGATCAGCAAGAGTTCTTATGCTCTACTGGAGGAAGTATAAATTGAGAGTAATTTGGCATTATTTGGTGCACAGATTCTCAACTAATGCATTTTGGATGCGGTTATCCATGATGTGTGATAGATAAGATGCTCTTGAGATAGTGATCTTCTCAGAATGGCTAAGCTTGACCAAGGGTAATAAATACTGTAGAGCTGGTTGCCTCCAGCTATAAGCAGCCTGGGATAAAGCAGGTTTATCTCAGTGTGATGTTatgtaattatcatttttttatgtGCCATTGTGCAGATTAAATGTATCATCAAACAACTTAGCAGTAAATATCAGACTCTGTAGATGAAACAGATGAATTTATTAAAGTATCAGATGACTTACAGAAACTCCTGAAAAGCCAGGAAAACACACCCTAGAACTGTGCACTCAGGAAAAATGCCCACATTACTTTTGCAGAATGCTCATACAAGCAGTTCCACATTGGACCATCACCACCATTTTCAGTATGGACACTGAACACAGTAAATGGGCATCTAGGGCCTTGATTACTTTTACCTCTAAAAATTcttaactcaaaaaaaataaaaaaataaaaataaaaattc
It encodes the following:
- the MGA gene encoding MAX gene-associated protein isoform X15 yields the protein MTEFPTRIMEEKQQIILANQDGATVAGAAPTFFVILKQPGNGKTDQGILVTNRDACALASSVSSPGKSKGKICLPADCTVGGITVTLDNNSMWNEFYHRSTEMILTKQGRRMFPYCRYWITGLDSNMKYILVMDISPVDNHRYKWNGRWWEPSGKAEPHVLGRVFIHPESPSTGHYWMHQPVSFYKLKLTNNTLDQEGHIILHSMHRYLPRLHLVPAEKATEVIQLNGPGVHTFTFPQTEFFAVTAYQNIQITQLKIDYNPFAKGFRDDGLNSKPQRDGKQKNSSDQEGNSVPSSPGQRVRLTEGEGSEIQLTDSDPLLRGHETSGKCLEKPSLSMKRDFLGFMDIDSALGEVPQLKQEVSESLVANNFEDGSHVVSPLDPNGNFNVVIKEEPVDDYEYELAECPEGVTIKQEETDEETDVYSNSDDDPILEKQLKRHNKVDNLEADHPSSKWLPNSPSGVAQAKMFKLDAGKMPVVYLEPCAVTKSTVKISELPDNMLSTSRKDKSSVLTELDYLPTYIENSNETGFCLGKESENGLRKHSPDLRMVQKYPLLKEPQWKYPEITDSINTERIPDSSKSSAGDSFLGKEDLGRRRTTMLKISTASKVVNANQNAPSNVPGKRGRPRKLKLSKAGRPPKNTGKSLTSTKNTPMGPGNTFPDVKPDLEDVDGVLFVSFESKEALDIHAVDGTAEEPCSLQASTTNDPGCRARISQLEKELIEDLKALRHKQVIHPGLQEDFTY